One genomic region from Bacillus aquiflavi encodes:
- the sufD gene encoding Fe-S cluster assembly protein SufD, with protein sequence MTIETKLPFDKEYVASFSKEKDEPAWFTELRLQALEKAEQLPMPKPDKTKIDKWNFTQFKNHVVSSNRYESLNELPEQLKILIDVDKESKNLYIQRNNTPAYLSLSPELQEKGVIFTDIFTAIQQHSELVQKYFMKDGVKVDEHRLTAIHAALVNGGSFLYVPKNVELTAPIQAVYMIDNKEATIFNHVIVVAEDNSSVTYVENYVSTVEAEDAVVNIVSEVFANANAKVQYGAVDSLATGMTTYVNRRGVAGRDARIEWALGLMNDGDTVSDNTTNLVGDGSYGDTKTVVVGKGEQTQNFTTTIIHHGKNSEGYILKHGVMKDSASSIFNGIGKIEHGASKSNAEQESRVLMLSEKARGDANPILLIDEDDVTAGHAASVGRVDPVQLYYLMSRGIEKSEAERLIIKGFLAPVVNELPIEGVKKQLIEVIERKVK encoded by the coding sequence ATGACTATTGAAACGAAATTGCCATTTGATAAGGAGTATGTAGCTTCTTTTTCAAAGGAGAAAGATGAGCCTGCTTGGTTTACAGAGCTGCGTTTACAAGCATTGGAAAAAGCTGAACAACTGCCAATGCCAAAGCCGGATAAAACGAAAATAGATAAATGGAATTTTACACAGTTTAAAAATCATGTCGTAAGCAGCAATCGTTACGAAAGCTTAAATGAGCTTCCAGAACAATTAAAAATATTAATCGATGTCGACAAAGAATCAAAAAACTTATATATACAAAGAAATAATACGCCTGCTTATTTATCGTTATCACCTGAATTGCAAGAAAAGGGTGTTATTTTTACAGATATTTTTACAGCGATTCAACAGCATAGTGAACTAGTGCAAAAATATTTTATGAAAGACGGAGTAAAGGTTGATGAGCATCGTTTAACAGCTATCCATGCTGCACTCGTAAATGGCGGAAGTTTTCTCTATGTTCCTAAAAACGTTGAACTTACAGCTCCAATTCAAGCTGTATATATGATCGATAACAAAGAAGCAACGATTTTTAACCACGTTATCGTTGTAGCAGAAGATAATAGTTCAGTTACGTACGTCGAAAACTATGTTTCAACAGTTGAAGCAGAAGATGCAGTTGTAAACATCGTATCAGAAGTATTTGCGAATGCGAATGCGAAAGTTCAGTACGGTGCTGTAGACAGCTTAGCAACAGGAATGACAACCTATGTAAACCGTCGCGGAGTGGCTGGACGAGATGCTCGCATTGAATGGGCTTTAGGATTAATGAATGATGGTGACACAGTTTCTGACAACACAACAAATTTAGTCGGTGATGGCTCTTACGGAGATACAAAGACTGTCGTTGTTGGTAAAGGTGAACAAACGCAAAACTTTACAACTACTATTATTCACCATGGTAAAAATTCAGAAGGTTATATTTTGAAACATGGTGTCATGAAAGATAGTGCCTCTTCAATTTTTAACGGGATTGGTAAAATTGAGCACGGTGCATCTAAATCAAATGCCGAACAAGAATCTCGTGTTTTAATGTTAAGTGAAAAGGCTCGCGGTGATGCAAACCCGATTTTATTAATTGATGAAGACGATGTAACAGCAGGTCATGCAGCGTCTGTCGGACGTGTTGACCCAGTTCAACTATATTACTTAATGAGCCGCGGAATAGAGAAATCTGAAGCAGAGCGCTTAATTATTAAAGGCTTTTTAGCTCCAGTCGTTAATGAGCTTCCAATTGAAGGCGTTAAAAAGCAGCTCATCGAAGTAATCGAAAGGAAAGTTAAATAA
- a CDS encoding cysteine desulfurase: MNIKDIRKMFPILAQEVNESPLVYLDSAATSQKPIQVIEAVNNYYKTYNSNVHRGVHTLGTKATDGYEGAREKVRKFINAKSTEEVIFTRGTTTAINTVAVSYGTANVSEGDEIVISYMEHHSNIIPWQQLAKKTGATLKYVPLQEDGTISLDDVKKVVTHHTKIVSIMHVSNVLGVVNPIKEIAKIAHAHGAMMVVDGAQSAPHLKVDVQDLDCDFLAFSGHKMCGPTGIGVLYGKKHLLESMEPVEFGGEMIDFVDLYESTWKELPWKFEGGTPIIAGAIGLGAAIDFLEDIGLDTIAEHEHKLSAYALEKMSAVEGLTIYGPKDPAKRAGLVTFNLDDVHPHDVATVLDAEGIAVRAGHHCAQPLMKWLNVSATARASFYLYNTEDEIDKLVEGLVKTKEYFSDVF, translated from the coding sequence ATGAATATCAAAGATATTCGTAAAATGTTTCCGATATTAGCTCAAGAGGTGAATGAGAGTCCGCTTGTTTACCTTGATAGTGCTGCAACTTCCCAAAAGCCAATTCAAGTGATTGAAGCGGTAAATAATTATTATAAAACTTATAATTCAAATGTTCACAGAGGCGTTCATACGTTAGGAACAAAGGCAACTGACGGCTACGAAGGCGCTCGGGAAAAGGTACGGAAATTTATTAACGCTAAATCAACTGAAGAAGTCATTTTTACAAGAGGAACAACGACAGCAATTAATACAGTTGCAGTAAGCTATGGAACAGCAAATGTTTCTGAAGGTGATGAAATTGTAATCTCTTATATGGAACATCATAGCAATATCATCCCTTGGCAGCAATTGGCGAAAAAGACCGGTGCAACGCTTAAATATGTTCCGCTTCAAGAGGATGGAACGATTTCTCTTGATGACGTCAAAAAAGTAGTGACTCATCATACGAAAATTGTTTCGATTATGCACGTTTCTAATGTTCTTGGCGTTGTTAATCCAATTAAAGAGATCGCAAAAATTGCCCACGCTCATGGAGCAATGATGGTTGTCGACGGCGCCCAAAGTGCCCCGCATTTGAAAGTGGATGTACAAGATTTGGATTGTGATTTTCTCGCATTTTCTGGTCATAAAATGTGTGGACCAACAGGGATTGGGGTACTCTATGGTAAAAAGCATTTGTTAGAAAGTATGGAGCCAGTTGAATTTGGCGGGGAAATGATAGATTTTGTTGATTTATATGAGTCTACTTGGAAAGAACTCCCTTGGAAGTTTGAAGGCGGAACGCCGATTATTGCCGGAGCAATTGGTCTCGGGGCAGCAATTGACTTTTTAGAAGACATTGGTCTTGATACAATTGCTGAGCATGAACATAAACTTTCGGCTTACGCTTTAGAAAAAATGTCAGCAGTTGAAGGTTTGACAATATATGGACCAAAAGACCCTGCAAAACGTGCTGGACTCGTTACGTTTAATCTTGATGATGTTCACCCACACGATGTAGCGACTGTATTAGATGCAGAAGGGATTGCCGTACGGGCTGGCCACCATTGCGCACAACCGTTAATGAAATGGCTAAATGTATCAGCAACAGCTCGCGCAAGCTTCTATCTGTACAACACAGAAGATGAGATTGACAAGCTCGTTGAGGGACTTGTCAAAACAAAGGAGTATTTCAGCGATGTCTTTTAA
- a CDS encoding lysophospholipid acyltransferase family protein, whose amino-acid sequence MYHLISTILYRLVKLFRLLKVEGKNYVPTNDKYVVACTHRGWVDVVMLALAVYPTQVHFMAKKELFNSKLVDKFLRSINAFPVNRENPGSSTLKIPLKLLKEGKCVGIFPSGTRTSEEVPLKRGAVTIALKGQVPLVPASYSGPTKLSDIFKGKKATIIFGPPIKGNDELKKAELIDAALIELNKTMEELQKKIEKSDEKIDVE is encoded by the coding sequence ATGTATCACCTAATAAGTACAATTCTTTATAGGTTAGTTAAATTATTTCGTTTATTGAAGGTTGAAGGTAAAAACTATGTTCCTACAAACGACAAATATGTTGTTGCTTGTACTCATCGAGGCTGGGTAGATGTTGTTATGTTAGCTTTAGCGGTATATCCTACCCAAGTGCATTTTATGGCAAAGAAGGAATTGTTCAATTCAAAGCTTGTAGATAAATTTCTTAGATCTATTAATGCTTTTCCTGTAAATAGAGAAAATCCCGGTTCAAGTACTTTAAAGATTCCTCTTAAACTGTTAAAAGAGGGTAAATGTGTTGGTATTTTCCCTAGTGGGACAAGAACAAGCGAAGAAGTCCCTTTAAAAAGGGGAGCAGTTACGATTGCCTTGAAAGGTCAAGTGCCGCTTGTACCTGCTTCATATTCCGGCCCAACTAAATTGTCAGATATTTTTAAAGGGAAGAAGGCGACTATTATTTTTGGTCCCCCGATTAAGGGTAATGATGAACTAAAAAAAGCTGAATTAATCGATGCTGCCTTGATCGAATTAAATAAAACTATGGAAGAATTACAAAAGAAAATAGAAAAAAGTGATGAAAAAATAGATGTAGAGTAA
- a CDS encoding glycosyltransferase family 2 protein, with protein MEADQKKVSVILSSYNAKERLFLALSSYHDQDYPKEHFEVIVVDDGSTDETYKMIRTLNVHYHLKYIRHVKNLGRACARNSGIKAASGEIIIFSDSDMIAEPTFISKHVLHHKKNDNIFVCGSFWNKINKNYNEKKGRYLPPINPIVIKNKQIFKTSSKQAFAQFYESFQEYYGTNLEGFEFPWMYFIVMNCSVKLKHLKRVGLFDEQFKRYGGEDEEMGYRLWKGGLKGIVDPSIKNYHLEHDRSTNQQDDSYQNIHYIIQKHAEINPIMYYFIDFIDGFEKSRLLQDMKNAIKEKIVSPSFEQNCLLLFIHYSRKSKTLQPPSLSLEIKKLRTIKKYRKLAMFLQQLILKTTKR; from the coding sequence ATGGAAGCTGATCAGAAAAAGGTTAGTGTTATTCTTTCTTCCTATAATGCGAAAGAACGGCTTTTTTTAGCTCTTTCTTCATATCATGATCAAGACTATCCAAAAGAGCATTTTGAAGTCATTGTCGTCGATGATGGCTCTACAGATGAAACGTATAAAATGATTCGTACATTAAATGTTCATTATCATTTAAAATATATTCGTCATGTTAAAAACTTAGGAAGAGCGTGTGCACGAAACAGCGGCATTAAAGCGGCGTCTGGAGAAATCATTATTTTCAGTGATAGTGATATGATTGCAGAACCAACTTTTATTTCTAAACACGTTTTGCATCATAAGAAAAATGACAACATTTTTGTTTGTGGTTCCTTTTGGAATAAAATTAACAAAAATTACAATGAGAAAAAAGGAAGATATCTCCCACCGATCAATCCGATTGTGATTAAAAACAAACAAATTTTCAAAACTTCCTCTAAACAGGCTTTTGCACAGTTTTATGAATCATTTCAAGAGTATTATGGAACTAATTTAGAAGGATTTGAGTTTCCTTGGATGTATTTTATTGTCATGAACTGTTCTGTCAAATTAAAACATTTAAAACGAGTTGGATTGTTTGATGAACAGTTTAAACGGTACGGCGGAGAAGATGAAGAGATGGGATACCGTCTTTGGAAAGGCGGCTTAAAAGGAATTGTTGATCCGTCGATAAAAAATTATCATTTAGAACATGATCGTTCTACAAATCAACAAGATGACAGTTATCAAAATATTCATTATATCATTCAAAAACACGCAGAAATAAACCCAATTATGTATTATTTTATCGATTTCATCGATGGTTTCGAGAAAAGTCGTTTATTACAAGACATGAAAAATGCAATAAAAGAAAAGATTGTCTCACCATCATTTGAGCAGAATTGTTTGCTTTTATTTATTCACTATAGTCGCAAAAGTAAAACACTTCAACCGCCTTCTTTATCACTAGAAATTAAAAAGCTACGAACCATTAAAAAATATCGTAAATTAGCTATGTTTCTCCAACAATTAATATTAAAAACTACAAAAAGGTGA
- the sufB gene encoding Fe-S cluster assembly protein SufB, with the protein MAKKMPEIGDYKYGFHDKDVSIFRSKRGLTREIVEEISRMKEEPQWMLDFRLKSLEHFYHMPMPQWGGDLSGLHFDEITYYVKPSERSEKSWDEVPEEIKATFDKLGIPEAEQKYLAGVSAQYESEVVYHNMKEDLEAQGIVFKDTDSALKENEDIFREHWAKVIPPTDNKFAALNSAVWSGGSFIYVPKGVKVDTPLQAYFRINSENMGQFERTLIIVDEGAHVHYVEGCTAPVYTTNSLHSAVVEIIIKKNAYCRYTTIQNWANNVFNLVTKRAVCEENATMEWIDGNIGSKLTMKYPAVILKGEGARGMTLSIAIAGKGQHQDAGAKMIHLAPNTSSTIVSKSISKHGGKVTYRGIVHFGRKAEGARANIECDTLIMDNESTSDTIPYNEILNDHISLEHEAKVSKVSEEQLFYLMSRGISEQEATEMIVMGFIEPFTKELPMEYAVEMNRLIKFEMEGSIG; encoded by the coding sequence ATGGCAAAAAAAATGCCGGAGATCGGTGATTATAAATACGGTTTTCATGATAAAGACGTCTCCATCTTCCGATCTAAGCGTGGATTAACGCGGGAAATTGTCGAGGAAATTTCACGCATGAAAGAAGAGCCGCAATGGATGTTAGACTTTCGCTTAAAATCTTTAGAGCATTTTTATCATATGCCAATGCCTCAATGGGGCGGCGATTTATCAGGGTTACACTTTGATGAGATTACGTACTATGTAAAACCATCAGAGCGTTCTGAAAAATCATGGGACGAAGTGCCAGAAGAGATTAAGGCGACTTTTGATAAGCTTGGGATTCCAGAAGCTGAGCAAAAGTATTTAGCAGGAGTATCAGCACAGTACGAATCTGAAGTTGTTTACCATAATATGAAAGAAGATCTGGAAGCACAAGGAATTGTATTTAAAGATACAGATTCTGCATTAAAGGAAAATGAAGACATATTCCGTGAACATTGGGCAAAAGTAATTCCGCCTACAGACAATAAGTTTGCCGCTTTAAACTCAGCAGTTTGGTCAGGAGGATCATTCATTTACGTCCCGAAAGGCGTGAAAGTAGATACTCCGCTGCAAGCTTACTTCCGAATTAATTCGGAAAATATGGGACAATTTGAACGGACACTGATTATCGTTGATGAAGGAGCACATGTTCACTACGTAGAAGGCTGTACAGCGCCAGTATATACGACAAACTCGTTACACAGTGCAGTAGTTGAAATTATTATTAAGAAAAATGCTTACTGCCGTTATACAACAATCCAAAACTGGGCAAACAACGTCTTCAATCTTGTGACGAAGCGTGCAGTCTGCGAAGAAAATGCAACAATGGAATGGATTGACGGAAATATTGGTTCTAAGCTGACGATGAAATATCCTGCAGTTATTTTAAAAGGCGAAGGTGCCCGCGGTATGACATTATCAATTGCGATCGCAGGAAAAGGCCAGCATCAAGACGCAGGAGCGAAAATGATCCACTTAGCACCAAATACTTCTTCAACAATCGTATCAAAATCAATTTCAAAACACGGCGGTAAAGTAACATACCGCGGAATCGTTCACTTTGGCAGAAAAGCCGAAGGCGCTCGTGCTAATATCGAATGCGATACGTTAATTATGGATAACGAATCCACTTCTGATACGATTCCATACAATGAAATTTTAAACGATCATATTTCATTGGAGCACGAAGCAAAAGTATCAAAAGTGTCAGAAGAGCAGCTGTTCTATCTCATGAGCCGCGGCATCTCTGAACAAGAAGCAACCGAAATGATCGTCATGGGCTTCATCGAACCATTTACAAAAGAATTACCAATGGAATATGCAGTTGAAATGAACCGTCTGATCAAGTTTGAGATGGAAGGTTCAATCGGTTAA
- the sufU gene encoding Fe-S cluster assembly sulfur transfer protein SufU, with protein MSFKNLDTLYRQVIMDHYKNPRNKGVLEEGCLTVNMNNPTCGDRIQLTMKIEDKKVMDAKFEGEGCSISMSSASMMTQAIKGKTVEEALKLSAIFSDMMQGKEYHEDEIDFGDIEALQGVAKFPARIKCATLAWKAMEKGVKEEH; from the coding sequence ATGTCTTTTAAAAATCTCGATACCCTTTATCGTCAAGTTATTATGGATCACTATAAAAATCCCCGCAATAAAGGGGTGCTTGAAGAAGGTTGTTTAACTGTCAATATGAATAACCCAACTTGTGGTGATCGAATTCAGTTAACGATGAAGATTGAGGATAAAAAAGTAATGGATGCAAAGTTTGAAGGAGAAGGCTGTTCCATTTCTATGTCATCAGCTTCCATGATGACACAAGCAATAAAAGGAAAAACAGTAGAAGAAGCTTTAAAGCTGTCTGCGATTTTTTCAGATATGATGCAAGGTAAAGAATATCACGAAGACGAGATTGATTTTGGTGATATTGAAGCATTACAAGGTGTTGCTAAATTTCCAGCCCGCATCAAATGTGCAACTTTAGCGTGGAAGGCTATGGAAAAAGGGGTTAAGGAAGAGCATTAA
- the sufC gene encoding Fe-S cluster assembly ATPase SufC produces the protein MSGSTLTIKDLHVEIEGKEILKGVNLEIKGGEIHAIMGPNGTGKSTLSSAIMGHPKYEVTKGSITLDDQDVLEMEVDERARAGLFLAMQYPSEISGVTNADFLRSAINSRRGEGNEISLMKFIREMDKKMDFLEMDQNMAQRYLNEGFSGGEKKSNEILQLLMIEPKIAILDEIDSGLDIDALKVVSKGINEMRGDQFGCLIITHYQRLLNYITPDHVHVMMQGRIVKSGGPELAQRLEAEGYDWIKQELGIEDETVGQEA, from the coding sequence ATGTCAGGATCTACTTTAACGATTAAAGACCTTCATGTTGAAATTGAAGGAAAGGAAATATTAAAGGGTGTAAATCTTGAAATTAAAGGCGGAGAAATCCATGCGATTATGGGACCAAATGGTACTGGTAAATCAACTTTATCATCCGCTATTATGGGGCATCCAAAATATGAAGTAACGAAAGGTTCAATTACACTTGATGATCAAGATGTATTAGAGATGGAAGTTGATGAACGCGCTCGCGCAGGCCTTTTCTTAGCGATGCAATATCCAAGTGAGATTAGCGGTGTAACAAATGCTGACTTTTTACGATCCGCAATAAATAGCCGCCGTGGTGAAGGGAACGAAATTTCCTTAATGAAGTTTATTCGCGAAATGGATAAGAAAATGGACTTTCTTGAAATGGACCAAAACATGGCACAACGCTACTTAAATGAAGGTTTCTCAGGCGGTGAGAAAAAAAGCAATGAAATTTTACAATTACTAATGATAGAACCGAAAATTGCTATTCTGGATGAAATTGATTCCGGTCTTGATATTGACGCATTAAAAGTTGTTTCCAAAGGTATTAATGAAATGCGTGGCGATCAGTTTGGCTGCCTTATTATCACCCATTATCAACGTCTGTTAAATTACATCACTCCTGACCATGTACACGTCATGATGCAAGGACGTATTGTAAAATCAGGTGGACCTGAGCTTGCACAGCGTTTAGAAGCAGAAGGATACGATTGGATCAAACAAGAACTCGGTATTGAAGACGAAACAGTTGGGCAAGAAGCGTAA